DNA from Daucus carota subsp. sativus chromosome 1, DH1 v3.0, whole genome shotgun sequence:
TGCTAATGCAATACAGACAAAGGCTTACGAAGTCCTCCTAAGAGCCCAAGAAGCAGCAATTAGTGTTTTGAGGCCCGGTAACAAAGCTAGTGCTGCCTACCAAGCAGCTCTTTCTGTAGTTCAGAAAAATACTCCAGAACTGGTTGCAAACTTGACCAAATCAGCTGGAACAGGAATTGGCCTTGAATTCCGTGAGTCAGGACTTGCTTTAAATGGAAAGAATGACAGGGTGCTTAAAATAGGCATGGTTTTTAATGTTTCACTTGGTTTCCAGAATTTGCTTACCAACACCAAAGATCCGAAGACCCAAAAAGTCTCCATGTTGCTTGCAGATACTGTTGTTATTGCTGAAAAAGGTCCAGAAGTAGTGACTTCTACAAGCAGCAAAGCTGTTAAGGATGTTGCATACACCTTCAAAGAGagtgaagaagaagatgaggaGGAGCTGGGAGATATAGAAGCAACTGTTGGTGATCCAAATACTCTTAAGACGACACTCAGGTCGGTTAATCATGAAATGTCAAAGGAAGAGCTTAGAAGAAATCATCAAGCAGAACTTGCCCGCCAAAAGAATATTGAAACTGCTAGGAGGCTAACTGCTGCAGGCTCTGGTGCGGTGGATAATCGTGGTGGCATGAGATCCTCAGGTGACTTGGTTGCATATAAGAATGTAAATGATGTACCTCCTCCCAGAGGTTTACTAATTCAAATAGATCAAAGGAATGAAGCCATTCTATTGCCTATTTATGGTAGCATGGTTCCCTTTCATGTGGCTACTATAAAGAGTGTTAGCAGCCAGCAGGATACCAGTCGTAATTGCTATATCCGAATCATATTTAATGTACCTGGTACTCCTTTCAATCCATATGATCAGAACACCTTAAAGTTTCAAAACTTCATTTTTGTTAAGGAAGTGTCGTTCCGGTCAAGGGATCCAAGGCACAGTAGTGAGGTTGTGCAACAGATCAAAACCCTCCGTAAGCAGGTTGCTTCCCGAGAGTCAGAGAAAGCTGAGAGGGCAACTTTAGTTACTCAAGAAAAGCTCCAACTAGCAGGTTCAAAGTTCAAGCCAATTAGGTTGTCTGATCTATGGATCCGTCCAGTGTTTGGTGGTCGTGGAAGAAAGCTGACAGGTACATTAGAAGCACATGTAAATGGATTGCGATATTCAACTTCACGGCCTGATGAGCGTGTGGATGTTATGTATGCTAACATCAAGCATGCTTTCTTCCAGCCAGCTGAAAAAGAAATGATAACTCTTCTGCACTTCCATTTGCACAATCACATCATGGTGGGAAACAAGAAAACTAAGGATGTGCAATTCTACTGTGAAGTGATGGATGTGGTGCAGACAATTGGAGGTGGAAAGAGGTCGGCTTATGACCCTGACGAGATTGAGGAAGAACAACGAGAGAGGGCTcgtaaaaacaaaattaactcagactttcaaaattttgtaaatcGTGTAAATGATTTATGGGGCCAACCTCAGCTTAAAGAGTTGGACTTGGAGTTTGATCAGCCACTAAGAGAGCTTGGCTTCCATGGGGTTCCATACAAATCCTCTTCCTTTGTGGTTCCGACATCAAGCTGCCTGGTCGAGCTTATAGAGATGCCTTTTGTCGTTATCTCTTTAAGTGAGATTGAAATTGTTAACCTGGAGAGAGTTGGGCTTGGTCAGAAAAACTTTGACATGGCAATTGTTTTCACTGACTTTAAGCGTGATGTTTTCCGGATCGATTCAATTCCTTCATCATCCCTGGATGGTATCAAAGAGTGGCTTGATACAACAGACATAAAGTACTATGAGAGCAGACTTAATATGAACTGGAAAACTATACTGAAAACAATCACCGATGACCCAGAAAAGTTCATTGAGGAGGGTGGATGGGAATTTTTGAATTTGGAGGCTAGCGATTCAGATTCTGAGAAATCTGTCGAGTCAGACCAAGGATATGAGCCATCTGATGTACAATCTGATTCGGAATCAGATGACGACGACGATGATGATAGTGCCTCTTTGGTGGATTCTGAGGAAGATGACGAAGAAGATTCTGAGGAaggtgatgaagaggaggaagaAGGAAAAACATGGGAAGAGTTGGAAAAGGAAGCAACCACTGCAGATAGAGAACACGGAGCTGAATCGGACAGTGAAGAGGAGAGGAAAAGACGGAAATCAAAATCATATGGGAAGTCACGGGCACCTTCAGGTGGCAACTTCAGTAAGAGGCCGAGAATGAGGTGAACAGGTGAGTGATATCAGGTTCCCTTTTCTCAAAATCCTACAGAACTATTGACGTTAGTTCCAGATATAGCAGtttgattattattttcttgGAGTTCTTTCAAGAAACAGTAGTATAGATGCCTCGCTTTATAGTGACTAATTGACTATGCTCGAACTTTCTCTTTGAAACATGCAACGAATTGTATATATTAGGTTTTCATATTCACTGTTTAGGcaagttttaaaatgaaaaagaaaatgagGGAGAGTTTATTTAATGTTTCTTTATTCTCAGAGAAATCTAGACACATGGCTGtaagaattatatataaactaCAAATCTTCCATAGTTGCTGTACTGGCCTTTTTGTTCTGTTTAACACTCTTAGTGATCAAGTTCTGTATAGGAAATCTGAAATTATTTAAGtataaaaaatggaaaaaacGCTTTCACTCTCATAGTTTGACATCAATTGCTGTTGTAGTTTAAGTTATTGTAGACCTATGACATTCATTCAGTTACTTTTTACAGTGGTGTACATTATATCTAGATCGTTTCTTTGTTTAATTTTCTTATTGTGTGTCAAACCACAGTGTTATTCTTGCATCAACTCCCATACTCTTATACTAGTCTATTGATTGGGTATTGCTGCTATACTGGATTCATCTCTTAGTACATTAGGTACAAATTTGTACCTATGAATGTGAGGACAAGACTAAATAATAAACATGCTCGTCAGCAGCGAGTGTTAAAACTAATCAGAGTGATTGTTACACATTTATTCTATTGGGGAAGTTGCAGTGAGATTATTTCTCCATGAATACTTGTTTGAAGGTTGATTActagtttaaataattttctttcCTTACCACTTGCCTAGCTTCAAAACCATACTTGCACTATTGGAAAATAAGTAATTGATTATACAATGTGTTTTTTAAGATATGCTCTTCACTAATACAGacttttaagttatttttatCTCTCTATTTGCAGTATCAGATCATAAAAAATCTAGGGTTTACAAGATGGGCTTGAAGTGCTTGGAAGATGGAGGCTACCATAGTTAATTGGGAAATCATTATCTTTATGTAGAGCCTTTGGCTGTCTTGTGATCTGCACGAAGCTTAACTTAGTCCTTTCAACTTTTGTCTACGACACTTTTGCATTTCCCAGTTTGTCTGAACTGCTTTCCCAGTTTGTCTGAACTGTTTAGCGACATTAAGTAGATAGGTTTGTCAACTTTCTTTGTTATGGTTATGAATTATGATGGTTGGTTCACTGTTTCGGAGAAGTGAAGACATTGCTTCATTATATGATTGTCATAGTACTGCTGAGCACGTTTTGAAACCAGATTATCTGGCTTGACAGATGCTTGTTTAACGTCGATTCTGATAATACATGTTTATTGGTAATGCTAATGCCGATTCAGGGGTGAATCTGAGTCGAACATCAGAGAATTTCAGTACGATGTGATTCGACCCGACTCTGTAATTTATTGTGTGGATTAGGCTCAGATAAAATCTATCTCTTTCATTTTACACTCAAGTTCATGAATGAATACAAGTGCTCAATTTTCCAGATGATCCagtggaattttttttttagcttTTTGAAACTATACATCTTAAAATAATGCACATAACtataactaatatataaaattaatttgaatccacgtgtttacgttgatttaaattttacagttatgatttggatttgattttgtactttttgttttttattatcaaaatttaaacattttatcatactatatatattatgaagttATTgagttaatatttataaattatcctTAAATTAGGCAGCAATATACTAAATCCAACtgtatatgtataataaattttatataaatagaaAGCCAAGTGAAATGAAATGTTCTAGTAAAAATgagtaaatttaaataataaataattttggacgtctcaaaatttatcaaaattaaatttctgTAAAATATGTGAATTGAAAAATCATCCATTTatcgaatattttatatttatttatcaagattcgattgtatgtataaagtataaacgacttcatttttctttctaaaGAACGAGGAAAAGGGCAAGTGATCCTCctgcatctctctctctcaatctctctcgaTCTCTCGTGAGTTTTCCTGCCCCCTTTTGAATCTCAAGCTCTATGTATCGTATCTATTCCATTCTGAACCCATCGTTACATCTCTATCTCTTTCAGATCTATtcttatttttgtgaattacTCCATTTGTGCAATTGTTGATTTATATAGCTTAATTCTCTTGATTTTAGGGAGccctttttgtttttatatgcatatatttaAGCTTCATTTAGTTATAGCCCTTTAGTTACCTGTTACATAGATGTGTATCTGTGTGTATGATTCTTCCTTTTTAGAGATCAATGACATTAGATTTGTGTAGAATTGGTGTAATTGGGTTTATTTTTTTGTGGGTAGTTGCATGATTTCGAAAGAAAGTGCCTTTTGTTTGGCTCAGGTTAATTGTGGTTTACTGACGTAAATTATGGAACATGTGATTGGTTTGATATgatgattatttaaattcaaggaatgtgatgttaaattttttctGTTTGGGGTTTTCGAGGATCCTggtttcccttttttttttttttgattgttAGTTTGTGAGAATGTCGTTGCTTTGTCGTATGCTGGTAAATATGCGCACACTAAGGGTAGCAAGAGGGTCATGCTTAGatttattttctgtttttgaaatatttcttCTGTCGAATTGAGTTGCGTCACCTATGAAAGATGAAAGCTTGAAGGACTCATCATTAACTTTTAGCTGATGATATATTGTTACCCTTGTGAAAGTGACCAGCATTGTTTTATTAGTTCTAGGGTAAATATAGATTGACTTTGTCTCCTGCCCCTTACCTTTCTTGTTCTCTTACATTTGCATTTAATTAATTAGCTTGGGTACAAGGTTTGAATTCTACTACTGGCTGACAGATTTAAGGAAAAATGGGGTTGTCTTTCACCAAGCTGTTCAGTCGGTTGTTTGCAAAAAAGGAGATGCGTATACTTATGGTCGGTCTCGATGCTGCGGGTAAGACCACCATATTGTACAAGCTCAAATTGGGAGAGATTGTTACTACCATTCCAACAATTGGTATGATTTCTCTACTTACTGCCATCTGTTCAGTTGTGTCATATTGAAGAATACTACTGCTTATGTCATTTTTTCAAGTTGGGCAAATTAAACTCATTTCTGTATTGCACAGGGTTCAATGTGGAGACTGTGGAATACAAGAACATCAGCTTCACTGTCTGGGACGTTGGTGGTCAGGACAAGGTATGCAGTGTTTTGTTTTCAGAATAAATTTCGTGTGGAAAAGCCCATTTTGATGCATGCACTTATTGTGATATCTATTTTACCACCATATAAGCATATGTTGAGGAAATGATTACCAATTATATGTTTTCCTAGACTTAATACTTTTCAAAGGTATATTGTTACGGATGTACTACATTAACATagtgtaatataattatataatgctCATTAAAGTAGCTGGAACAACTTCTATTAAGTTCTTAGGATATTCCAGGTCAAGTTTTGTGTTTGTCTGCTTATGCTAAAATTCTTTGTATGGTGTCAAACTGACTTAATACTTGTCAAAGGTATATTCTTACGGATTACATTAACATggtgtaatataattatataatgcaCATTAAAGTAGCTGGAACAACTTCTATTAAGTTCTTAGGATATTCAAGGTCAAGTTTTGTGTTTGTCTACTTATGCTAAAATTTCTTTGTATGGTGTCAAACTGATTTCAATAATTGCCCACTAGAAGTAGGAGATAAACAGTTTCTATTTTCccaatcatatttatatataacattaaAGTTGACTGCATCATCACTAACGTTGACTACTGTTTAATATGCGGAGTATTCGTATGTAGACTTAGCACGTCCCTGAACTTGTTTCGTCTAAATGTATATATACTCGAATTTGCTTacctatattttgtttttttttttaattttaaaagccGTGCAATATGTAGTTTGGTAGTTCTCTGACCAATGGCCATGTTATACTATTCTACTAATATCAATTTATAATCTGCGTATGAGTGGTACACTTTTATGAAATTCTCATTTTGCTATTGCAGATTCGGCCCCTGTGGCGTCACTATTTCCAAAATACCCAAGGCCTCATCTTTGTCGTTGATAGCAATGACAGGGATCGTGTGGTTGAAGCGAGGGATGAGTTGCACAGGATGCTGAACGAGGTATTTGTACACTTCAAAttagttttttcttttataatttccccccattttttgaaattgaatgGTAAGGGGTGATAGCCGCATTAGATTACTAAAACCCTTTGCAGAAGAGTAGGAAAGCCGATGTTGAATTTGCAGAACTGACAAATACATCTATATGATGACTTATAATCTAGATGTTATCCCTTACGTATGGTTTTGTACTCTCATGCAAACAGCAAGAAGCATGTGGAGCTACCAAAAAAATAATGTGAATAGCTAGTCCCCAATCTTAATAAGTACATCACATCATTAATTCATATATAACCCGATTAGGCATCAGTATTCAGCGCAGAGTTCATTATCAATTGTATGTAACCTGGTTAGGCAACGTCATTTGACGCACAGATAATTATCATTCATTATCAATTGATGAAAACTTTCTGccatttttatttcaattgtaTCTAACCTGGTTATGCATTAGGCAAGAGATCATTATCATTAATTATCAATGctttttaatatcttttacAGTAACTATCTTACTTATTTTACATAGGATGAGCTGAGAGATGCAGTGCTGCTTGTTTTTGCTAACAAACAAGATCTACCCAATGCCATGAATGCCGCTGAGATAACTGATAAGCTTGGTCTTCACTCTCTCAGGCAGCGCCACTGGTATATCTCTCGCTCTTGACTAGTGTGTACATGTAATGCATGTTTGTGATATTTATACCAAATCAAATTGTCCTATTCAATGTTCTAGGTACATCCAGAGCACATGTGCAACATCTGGGGAAGGGCTGTACGAGGGCCTGGACTGGCTTTCCAACAATATTGCTAACAAGGTATATTGACTTCTATAGAACTatgtcaactttttttttgaagattcCTGATTCATTGTCATGTCTTCACATTGTTGCAGGGTTGATGACATGATTTACCATGGCCTTTTGAGCTGGATCCAGAACGGAGATGCCCGTTTTTCTTTAGGACTATGTTATGTTCATCTTATTTTGTGTGATTGGCCTGTTTGGTGTTCAGTTTATTGTCTATAGCACTTATACTAGTTTTATCCTTTGGTGTGGTTAGGAGCTCTCTGCCTTTCAGTCACTGAGGTTCTTTGAACTAGTTGTATCAAGGTTATTATTTAGTAATGGAGTAAAAACTACCTGGCTTTTCGTATTTAATATCCTATTCATTTGaatttatgattattaaaaCCTAAGAATGACtcgtatattttatttttaaattttaactatACCGAAATTTCAGACTCTTTTGGACTTGCAGAGTTTTTTGAGTTAAATTGAGGAATGCTTGTAACTGATTTTCTAAAGCAAGTTCAAGACTGTTCAATTAAGAGCCCTATTCAATAATACATCAAGTGATTAGATGAGGGAGACCAACAACTTTTTGCAGTATTCAGAAGGtaaaattaaaatgtaaaacAAATTTCGGTCAATGTATCTGGTTACAAATAAAAACTGCTATGATGGACAAATTTCGTTCAATGTATCTGGTTACAAGCGCGATGAGATAGCTCGAGTGGTAAGGGCTTATCTCTTGTCGTCCCAGGTACTGGGTTAGATTCTTGCTCATCCCCGAAATTtgttagaacagatactcacttGTAAGCATATAAgcctaaattgtcaaaaaaaaaaaaaaaaaaccctgcTAGGATGGACATAATATTATTCACATTTAACTTGTAAGGTGATCCGTCAGTCTCAAAACTCAGCAATGCGATTAGTTATATGCTATTTTATaattgtattttaataattacaCACACTAAGTATTCTTAGGATGAATTTCATACCTTCGATTATTTGTACGATGAATTTCAGACTCTCGATCATTTTCGATCATCTGTAAAGGAGACTCATTTGTCATCTTACGTATTCGTATGATGAATTTCATATCCTCGATCATTTTTATGATGAGTTTCAGACTCTCGATCATTTGTAAAGGAGACTCGTTCGTCATCTTGAGAAGTTTCAAACCCTTGATAAAAGAGACTCACTCATTCGCCTTCAAATTCTCAACATCTTGACAAAGATGACAGAAAAAATCCGGTATGATGGATATCCGATCTATTTGACCCAAATGGATTTAAGAAATCCGACATATTGAGTTTGGATTCATTGTTTAAAGGCGGAAGAGATTGTATTTGGATTTAGATATTAACCAATATCCGACTTGAAATCTAAAATCCAATCTAAACTCGATTCGAACGCGAAACTCACAAAAAATCTAATACTTCCTCGGTCTTAATTCatctgtcttgtttgactttttatggtcaaattgaccaaaatttgaccGATAATTAGTGATTATTTGTTATATgatcttgaaaattgaaaaattatccATCAATCTAAATAATCAtaatatccaaaaaaaattaaattaaaacttacaaTTATATGTAGgtatgtataatttattaaatatatatatgaatataataagtAGTATCACATTGAATAAATCATTTTATGAAGATTTagacttaaataagatattaaaattttataaaatgatgactctTTACTTACAAATgtaatgtttaaaaaaaatatttatgagtttGAATCAAATATGAACGATAGATCGTATTGAGTATTCGGGTAGGATTATATTCGGGTAGgattatattatgaaaaatgatATGAGACCTAATCTAAGCAGCAATATAGGAGTGCTCATACAGATATACAGATATAAGCTGCTCATTAAGATATaagccgagacaccggatagtccaTATCAATTTAAAGCGCTAATGCCAGAACACAActgctttattgatgtatttGCATTAATAAAACTTACACGGGGTAcataaaaatgaatatataatattccCATAGCTCAGGAATCATATTCAGGTTTGCCGTAGCAATAGAAAAACTGCAAGCCATATACAACAAATActgaatataaattaaaaataggtATAGCTATAAATCATGTTTGTTTATGATGTGTCTTTATGTGAATGAGCCTACTGTCTGATCACTCTGTTTGAACTGAGGACAAAATTCTCTTCTCCAGCAACGGTCGAGTTAAGTCTTCCAGCTGCCCAGCCATTGTTTACTGGACGTGCTGGATCCCcaataacacgagtgccatccACTTGATCTTCGAATTCAGGAAGACCCTTAGCTTTCCTTTCCTTCCTTACCTTTCTAGCCTCGTCTCTTTCTTTCCTTAGCCAGCTCTCCACAGTTCTCTGCATTTCCAATAACCATTAGAAACACATCAAGTAAATGCAGTCATGTCTCTGAATTGAAATAGTTATACATATGGTCGTGTTGGATTGAGTTATGATCACTTcagattatattttcaatattacaGTAATTTTTGAGAAACTATGGTATTGCATTTTAAAGTTAAGTTTCAATGATGCAAGTATTTGAATGGATTGTAGAATGTTTAAAGAGTA
Protein-coding regions in this window:
- the LOC108204604 gene encoding FACT complex subunit SPT16 → MVEQKNSNVASGTYTINADNFKTRLKILYSHWTENCNDLWGSSEVITIATPPPSEDLRYLKSSALNIWLVGYEFPDTIMVFMKKQIHFLCSLKKASILGGLKGPAREALDIEIVIHVKTKNDDGSALMDAVVRAVRAQSEVDTPVVGHISRETPEGSLLEKWAKKLNNENFVLADISNGFSDLFAVKDSDEITNVKKSAYWTSSVMKLFVVPKMEKIIDEEKKVSHSSLMDETEKVIAEPAKIKVKLKAENVDICYPPIFQSGGEFDLKPSASSNDQSLYYDSTSVILCAIGTRYSSYCSNVARTFLIDANAIQTKAYEVLLRAQEAAISVLRPGNKASAAYQAALSVVQKNTPELVANLTKSAGTGIGLEFRESGLALNGKNDRVLKIGMVFNVSLGFQNLLTNTKDPKTQKVSMLLADTVVIAEKGPEVVTSTSSKAVKDVAYTFKESEEEDEEELGDIEATVGDPNTLKTTLRSVNHEMSKEELRRNHQAELARQKNIETARRLTAAGSGAVDNRGGMRSSGDLVAYKNVNDVPPPRGLLIQIDQRNEAILLPIYGSMVPFHVATIKSVSSQQDTSRNCYIRIIFNVPGTPFNPYDQNTLKFQNFIFVKEVSFRSRDPRHSSEVVQQIKTLRKQVASRESEKAERATLVTQEKLQLAGSKFKPIRLSDLWIRPVFGGRGRKLTGTLEAHVNGLRYSTSRPDERVDVMYANIKHAFFQPAEKEMITLLHFHLHNHIMVGNKKTKDVQFYCEVMDVVQTIGGGKRSAYDPDEIEEEQRERARKNKINSDFQNFVNRVNDLWGQPQLKELDLEFDQPLRELGFHGVPYKSSSFVVPTSSCLVELIEMPFVVISLSEIEIVNLERVGLGQKNFDMAIVFTDFKRDVFRIDSIPSSSLDGIKEWLDTTDIKYYESRLNMNWKTILKTITDDPEKFIEEGGWEFLNLEASDSDSEKSVESDQGYEPSDVQSDSESDDDDDDDSASLVDSEEDDEEDSEEGDEEEEEGKTWEELEKEATTADREHGAESDSEEERKRRKSKSYGKSRAPSGGNFSKRPRMR
- the LOC108204605 gene encoding ADP-ribosylation factor isoform X1, with product MGLSFTKLFSRLFAKKEMRILMVGLDAAGKTTILYKLKLGEIVTTIPTIGFNVETVEYKNISFTVWDVGGQDKIRPLWRHYFQNTQGLIFVVDSNDRDRVVEARDELHRMLNEDELRDAVLLVFANKQDLPNAMNAAEITDKLGLHSLRQRHWYIQSTCATSGEGLYEGLDWLSNNIANKVY
- the LOC108204605 gene encoding ADP-ribosylation factor isoform X2 produces the protein MGLSFTKLFSRLFAKKEMRILMVGLDAAGKTTILYKLKLGEIVTTIPTIGFNVETVEYKNISFTVWDVGGQDKIRPLWRHYFQNTQGLIFVVDSNDRDRVVEARDELHRMLNEDELRDAVLLVFANKQDLPNAMNAAEITDKLGLHSLRQRHWYIQSTCATSGEGLYEGLDWLSNNIANKG